A stretch of DNA from Ignavibacteria bacterium:
GTGAGATTTTTTAGCTGCGTCTTTTCAGGCTTTAATGTTGCATAGCTGACTGCAACCAAAACAGATGAACAAACCACAAACAGAAAAACAGCGTAATGCAGAAAATTCACTTCAGCAATGTATTTTTGAAATTCATTTTGGATCGGCTCGATTTTATTCTGAACTTCAATTATAAATCTAAAAGCACCGAGAATTAATCCAGTTAGAAGCGATGCGATGGCTCCTTTTCCATTTACTCCATTCCAAAAAATCCCAAAAAGAAAAACTGCTGCAATCGGCGGGGAAATATATGCCTGTACGCTTTGCAGATAAACATACATTCTTTCATCGCTCAATAATCCAATGAAAGGAATCCATAACAAACCAAGTAAAACCATAACTCCAGTAGCGAGCTTGCCGAATCGTACGATTCTTTGTTCATCGGCGTTCGGACGCATTCGTTTGAAAATATCAATCGTGAGTAGAGTTGAAGTTGAATTGAACATCGCACTAAGGGAAGACATTAATGCGGCAAGCAAGCCGGCAACAACAATTCCTTTCAATCCGGATGGAAGCAGCGTGGTCACCATCCATGCATAAGCTTTATCGCCTGTCACTTCTCCATTCGAAAGACTGTATGCAATCACTCCAGGAAGAACTAAAATAAAGACAGGTAATATTTTCAAAAATCCCGCAAAGATAGTTCCGCTCTGTGCATGATCGAGATTGCGCGCACTTAAAACTCTTTGAACAATATATTGATCCGTGCACCAATACCACACTCCCAAGATAGGTGCACCCAAAACGATGCCTGTCCATGGAAAATCCGGATCGCTCATCGGTTTGAACATACTCCAAAAATCAATCGGTGTGCTCGCAACCACTGCATCCCATCCGCCTGCTTGGTTCAATCCGATTAGCGTGAGTGCAATAGAACCAAAAATCAAGATAAACATTTGCACTAAATCAGTATAAATTACAGCAGCGAGTCCGCCAATAACCGTGTACAATCCGGTGATCAAAACAATCACGATTGCAGAGGTGTACATATCCCAGCCGACAACAGCATTTAATAAAATTCCTCCTGCATAAAGTGAAATAGAAATTTTTGTGAGAACGTATGCAATGATGGAAACAATGCTTAAATAATATCTCGCAGCTGAATTATACCGCCTTTCGAGAAACTCGGGCATAGTGAAAACTCCCGACTTCAAATAAAATGGAGTGAAGACCCAGCCAAGCAAAAGTACAATTAAAACTGCGAGCCACTCAAAATGTCCAACAGCAAGCCCTGATTTCGAGCCGGTTCCAGCTAATCCAAGAAAGTGTTCACTTGAAATGTTCGTTGCAAACAAAGACGCTCCAATTGCAATCCAGCCAACATTTCTGCTGGCAAGAAAATAATCTGTGCTGGTTTTCCCTTTTTTTCTAAAGTAGTATCCGATAGAAAGGACAATTATGAAATAGATAATAACAATTGCGAAGTCTAAGTTTGAAAATGATGTCGGCACTCTGTCTCCTTAAATCTGAATTTCAAAAGATTGCGTGCAAGTTAGTCTTGTGATTCACAAGATGCAAGAATGCGGATTTATGAGCTTGATCAGTATTATCGTGAACAATCATAAAAATCTGAGTCCCATTCTTTGTTATTTCTCTCGCCCTTTTAATTATAGTCTTAAAATATTTATATTGTCTTAGTACATTTTAGAGTTACTTAGGAAATGAATGTTAAATAAAGAATCACTTGGAATTTGCATTGGCGCATCGACTGTTACAACAGTTCGGCTAATCGACTCATTTGGCAAACAAGAAATATTTTCTTCATCAGCCGTGCCGCATCACGGTGATCCGAAGAATGTGATCGAAGAGATTTTAAGAAATGAGAGTGTAGAAAAAGTTGCTGTGACTGGAAGAAAATTCCGCAAATTGATGCATCTTACATCAATTCCCGAACCTGAAGCTGTTGAACTTGCACTGCAGCATCTAAAACTTTCTGCTGATATTGTGGTAAGCATTGGCGGAGAGAATTTTATCGTTTATCAATTAGACGAGAAAAACAAAATTTCAAAATGCATCACAGGGAATAAATGCGCCTCCGGAACAGGTGAATTTTTTCTTCAGCAGATAAAACGTATGGACTTGGGGCTCGATGAAGCAATCGATCTTTCAGATTCCTCAAATCCCTATAGTATTTCGGGACGATGTTCGGTTTTCTGTAAATCCGATTGTACACACGCCCTGAACAAAGGTGTTGCAAAGGGGGAAGTGGTCGCCGGACTTTCGCGAATGGTTGCCCAGAAAGTGATCGAGCTTACTTCAATTCTCAATCCTAAAAATGTAATTTTGATCGGCGGTGTAACTCAGAACGATGTTGTAGTCAAATATTTGCAAGATCACTTTGAAAATATTTTAGTTCCAAACGAAGCAGCCTGCTTTGAAGCACTTGGTGCTGCGTGCTATTCTTATAATAATATTACAATTCCTCTGAACGGAAAATCTTTTTTCAAAGAAGAACTTTCAACCTTCGCGTTTTTTGACGATCTGAAAAAACATGTCAATAAAGTTCAGTTCAAAGAATTTAATTTTTCAAAAGCTTCGGAAGGTGAAGAATGCATTTTAGGTCTTGACGTCGGCTCGACCACTACCAAAGCTGTCTTGATGAAAGTCTCAGATAACGCAATAATTGCATCTGAATATTTGAGAACAAACGGCGATCCGATAAAAGCATCTGTCGAATGCTACGAAAGTCTTCTATTGCAACTAAATGTTTCAATAAAAATTATTGGACTTGGTGCCACGGGTTCCGGCAGATACATATCTGGTCTTCACGCGCAAACTGACGGGATCGTAAATGAAATTATCGCACATGCAAATGCGACAATTTATTTCGACAAAGAAGTCGATACAATTTTTGAGATCGGCGGGCAAGATGCAAAGTACACTTACATAACCGCGGGCGTACCTTCTGATTACGCGATGAACGAAGCGTGTTCTGCCGGCACAGGTTCTTTTCTTGAGGAAGCGGCAAAGGAGTCGTTGAACATTGATTACACTTCAATCGGAGAGCTTGCTCTTAAAGCAGATCAACCGCCGAACTTTAACGATCAGTGTTCGGCATTTATAAGCAGCGACATAAAGAACGCACTGCACGAAGGATTGTCGAAAGAAAATATTATTGCAGGTTTAGTCTATTCGATATGTTTGAACTATGCGAACCGAGTAAAAGGGAATCGCCCAACCGGCAAAAAGATTTTTATGCAGGGAGGAGTTTGCTACAACAAAGCCGTTCCGGTTGCAATGGCTGCACTGACCGGAAAGGAAATAATCGTTCCACCTGAACCTGGATTGATGGGGGCATTTGGTGCCGCTCTTGAGATAAAGAAAAGACTCGAGCTAAATTTAGTTGAGCAAAAAAAATTTTCTCTTGCGGATTTGATTGAAAGAAAAGTTGAATACGGCACGGATTTCATTTGTGCTGGCGGTGCTGAAAAGTGCGATAGAAAGTGCAGCATTTCAATTATTTCAATAAATGGAAAGAAATTTCCGTTCGGCGGTGCATGTAATAAATATTACGATAGAAAAAATGTCTCGGCTAAGAATGTTATCGAAAAGAATCTTGTAAGCTTGAGGCAAAAACTTGTTTTCGAAAAATACATTCATCCGAAAGAACTTTCGAGAGATGCAAAGTTAATCGGTATCTCAAAATCTTTTTTGACGAATACTTATTATCCTCTGTTTTATAATTTCTTTACTCAGCTCGGTTTTCAAATAATTCTGGGAGATGAGCCGCGGAAAGAGGGGATAGAAAAGCAGCAGGCGGCGTTTTGTTTCCCTGTTGAACTTGCACATGGGTTCTTTCAAGATTTAATTGGTAAAAATCCAGACTATATTTTTCTGCCTCACATACAGGAAGTCTTCGATCCTAAGTCGAATTATTACAACAAGACTTGTGTCTTTGTCCAATCAGAAAATTATTATCTGCGGACAACCTTCAAAAATCAATTGAATGGAACTGAAATTCTCACACCAATTTTAAACTTTTCGAACGGTTATGAATCGGTAAAGGATGAATTCTTAAAACTCGCTAAACACCTTGGAACAGATAGATTTGAAGCTTCTTCAGCTTTCGATTTTGCCGTTGGAGAGTTGAAACAAATGTTCAAGGAATTCAAGCAGATCGGTAGAAACGTTCTTTCTAAATTGCAAGAAAATCCTGATGATTTCGCTGTTGTGCTATTTGGACGCTCATACAATTCGTTTGCGAAGGAAGCGAATCTCGGTATCCCTCAAAAATTTGCATCCAGAAATATAACTATCATTCCGCACGATTTTCTCCCAAGTGAAGACTATGAAAGCTTTACTCACATGTACTGGGGAGCAGGCAGTCAAATAATGCGTTCGTGCAGATTCGTAAAAGCACATCCACAGTTATTTGCCTCGTACATTACAAATTTCAGCTGCGGACCTGATTCCTTTTTAATTACATATTTTAGAAATGTGATGGGGAATAAACCCTCGCTCACGCTTGAACTCGATAGTCACTCAGCGGATGCGGGAATCAATACAAGAATTGAAGCGGCGCTCGACATCATCACTCGTTACCGAGAACTTTCGAAGCTTGGATTTATCGAAGAGAGCAAAACAAAATTCAAACAGCTGAATATTAAAGATACTTATACGATAGTCGATTCGGATTCGAAAGAACTTTCCATCAAAGATCCTTCTATAACAATGTTTATTCCAAGTATGGGAGAATATTCGACTTCTGCGTTTGCTGCCGCATTCAGAAATATTGGGGTGAATTCAAAAGCTTTGCCTGTTTACGATTATACA
This window harbors:
- a CDS encoding sodium/solute symporter (Members of the Solute:Sodium Symporter (SSS), TC 2.A.21 as described in tcdb.org, catalyze solute:Na+ symport. Known solutes for members of the family include sugars, amino acids, nucleosides, inositols, vitamins, urea or anions, depending on the system.), whose protein sequence is MPTSFSNLDFAIVIIYFIIVLSIGYYFRKKGKTSTDYFLASRNVGWIAIGASLFATNISSEHFLGLAGTGSKSGLAVGHFEWLAVLIVLLLGWVFTPFYLKSGVFTMPEFLERRYNSAARYYLSIVSIIAYVLTKISISLYAGGILLNAVVGWDMYTSAIVIVLITGLYTVIGGLAAVIYTDLVQMFILIFGSIALTLIGLNQAGGWDAVVASTPIDFWSMFKPMSDPDFPWTGIVLGAPILGVWYWCTDQYIVQRVLSARNLDHAQSGTIFAGFLKILPVFILVLPGVIAYSLSNGEVTGDKAYAWMVTTLLPSGLKGIVVAGLLAALMSSLSAMFNSTSTLLTIDIFKRMRPNADEQRIVRFGKLATGVMVLLGLLWIPFIGLLSDERMYVYLQSVQAYISPPIAAVFLFGIFWNGVNGKGAIASLLTGLILGAFRFIIEVQNKIEPIQNEFQKYIAEVNFLHYAVFLFVVCSSVLVAVSYATLKPEKTQLKNLTFSEVEVDFHKKTKWRHVNIVLSILLILILLSLWWVFR